ATTTTTTGGTGGGTCGGCATGTAGAATAACTTATCCTACAGTCTTTCAGAATTTTATTCTAGCATAATCATTAACAAAATTTAATAAATAATTTCATTTTAATATAGTAATGAAACTATGTTTTGATGGAACATATTTAAAGCGATCTCCTTCAATTAGAAACACAACCAAAAGTATGAGGATTAATTCATTATATGCATGCGCTTTACTAGTCTTAATTGGATCAATTGCCATTTCTTGGGGTATTAAAGACGTAAATGCCCAAAGCGCACAAAGCGGTCAATTTAAGGTAATAGTTCAAGTGCAAAATACAGGCAATTTAGACGAACATGGAGCTTTACATGTTGCTATTGACGGCTCACGCAATCCTCAAACTATGGCCGGATTAATCTTTCCAGGTTTACAAACTAGTTCATATACATTTGAATTCAGTTCTGCTGAAGTGCCAGTAGGAAAAGGCTTTACTGCGGAAGTAATTTACGGAGATGACGATGTAAAGAGAGCAACTGGAACAAATAGCGCCTCTAACACACCAGAAATGGTGACTTTATTAATTCCATAGGCCGTCTATCCTTCTTTATGTATCTAGTTTCATTCTAATGTGCCTTTATTTTTTTATGACAAATAAGGTAATACTTTATACATTCTACGCTGCAACCAAGTAATTATAATGAAATTCTGAGCAAACAGTTTCATCTACAAAGCGATGGAGTCTGAAACTGAATTTATCCCCCATCATAAATATTCGTGGTTTTAGTTTGTTTTTCTATTACCTAAAGACAAAAATAGATTCACACAAAATTGAGATTCATCAAATAAAAACGAGTGATTAATAGGGTTTTTAAAGTTGGCTGCATAGAAAAGTTTAAAATGATTTGTCATACCATCTTTACTAAATTCTGAAGAAATAATGGACACAGACCCTCTCAACCGTCCTGTATTAACCTATGCGCATCACAACTATATAATTTTAGATGAAGAGACAGACGCGGCAAATGCTGTTAAACTAATGCATGGAAAAAAGGCCGAAACCATTATTGTAACGAACAAGAAGGAAGAACACGTAGGGATTATAACTGATAGCGATATTTTAGACAAAATTGTTATGAGAGGAGAGGATTCTGACCAGGTCTCAATTAAATCAATAATGTCTTCCCCCCTCATCACAATATCAGCTAAGGCAAACGTAAGGCAAGCGTTAGAATTGATGAGATTAAATCTGATCAAGAGAATTCCCGTAACCGACAATGTGCATATTTTGGGGATGGTAACTCAAGAAGGGTTGGCAAATGCAATTAGGACATCAGTTCTAGAACGGCAGTTTAGGAGTTATAGGGTAGTAATCAGGGAAAGGTACAAACCAATTTGGGGAAACCTAGGGTTCATCCTTCAATTCTCAGGTTTACTTTTCATTGCCCCAGCCATTTTAGCCACAGCACTAGGTGAAGTAGTTTCTGCAACCGGAATATTCCTTGGAATTACCACAATGTCCATTACAGGATTCGTCTTGAATGCTTATGGAGAAAAGACGCCGATGAACCTTAGACAAGCGTCAATTCTAATGGTCTTTAGTTTTGTCTTACTAAGTTTTTTTGGGAGTATCCCCTACATGTATGTTAATCCTTTCGGTCAAGGTACAGACCCTTTAACTCTGGTGGTAAACAGTTTCTTTGAAAGTGCGTCAGGTTTTACAACCACTGGGTTATCTATGATAGTATATCCCGAAAATCTCCCACAGAGTTTTGATTTTTATAGAGCATTTACCCAGTGGATAGGGGGTTTAAGTTTCGTATACTTGGTAATCACTTTCTTCTACCCCGAAAGGAAGTTGGCTCATATGAAAGGCATGTTAGGTGGAGGAAGCCTTCGTTTAAAGCAATTGATCCTAACAATAGGAGTTATTTTTAGTATATACACTGTTTCCTTGTCAGTTTTATTATATATTTCAGGAAACCATAATATCATCTCTAATATTTCGCTAATATTTAGCGCGGTAACAGGTGGAGGCTTTGTACCTTCTTCTACATCCCTAATTTCTGAAAACTTTTTGGAATTATTTGTGATAATGGCTGGTATGATCATTTCTGCCTTACCATTTGCTTTTCATTATGCTGTTTTTAGCAAAGAAATGCATACCACAAAAATGCGTCCAGAAGTAATATTATACTTTGCGATCATGTTTACTGCTATTCCCATTTTCACATATCTTCTTTTCTTATCTTATCCGGATGCAAATATTGTAACTGGAATTTTTCATACCGTGAGTGCTGCAACCACTACCGGGTTTCAATTCATAGATATTACACTATTATCGGATGATGGCAAGATTCTATTGATAATTATGATGCTGATTGGAGGAACGGCTTTTTCAACTGCGGGTGGAATTAAGGTTGGAAGAATTTTACAAATAGTCCAGAAATTGACAAAAAAGAAATTTTCTGCAGACGTAACAACTCGATCAATTTCAGCAGTCTCTTCCAGGTACAACAATTCATATCATGGCTTTGAAAAAAAATCCGACATTCATAAGGAAGAAAAAACATTCAACGAAGCCATCCTTGTTATTTTCCTTTTTATCTTTATGTCTTTTTTTACTGGTGCGCTATTATCAATATTTACAGAAAAGAATTTTTTAGATTCATTATTTGAATCAGTATCAGCATTAACGACTACGGGTTTGACAGCAGGAATAACAAACATCAATGCAGATCTGCTTTCTAAAATATTACTTATCGTTAACATGATTATAGGTAGATTCGAAATAATTGCAGTGATTTATCTATTTTTAGAAATTTCAAAAATAAAAAAACATTGATTCTTTTTTTGCTGGAAATGGAGATTAGATAGATCGAACTCCCAACTATTCTTTATTTGAGGACCGTAATCCTAATAATCCCAACGACCTGATCAAGTCGAAATAGTCTATTTGATAGAAGATTATCCATGTAATGCTCCTTTGCAATGTTACTTCGTGTTAGTGTACTCTCTTATTCAATTCTTATTAACCAAGATTAAACATAAAAAGAGAATGGGGACCAAAATGATAGTAGTGTTAGCAATAATAGCCTATAGACTGACACTTGTAATTCTAATTTTGACACCAAAAGCTTAATTTTGTCGTGTCATGATTTTAATGAATATCTTAAATTCCAGTTTCTGAGTAGTGGGATGAAGTACTAGATCTTAATTCCGGTTTGAACTATTCAAATGAGAGGAACTATGACAATTAAATTTTCAAACCTTTTAATTATTATCACAATCACGAATAGACCTTACAATTTTGATTTGAATAAAAAACGGTAAGTATAACTATACTAATGAAATAATTGGGATAGTGCTCCTTTACTACCAAGAATAAGTAATAATTTTCTATTGAAATAATATAGTATATACTTTTATATTTTGAAATTCATTAAATTGCAATGAATACAAAAAATTCATTTACCTTTGTGTTTCTGGCAGGACTATTGGCAGCATCGATTGGATTTTTACCGTTGATGAATTCAAATAATGCCTTAGCCCAAACTAATTCAACAACTAGCACCGGTTCAACTAATATGACCGGTGGAGACGATATGATGATGAAGAAAGACAATTATACCAACCCTATGATGATGAAAGAATATAAAAAGTATGAAAAAATCAATGGAACATTGAACATGATGGAAACAATGTTTCAGGCTATTGGAGATAAATTTAATGTAACACTACCACAGGCTATATCCACAGCCGAACAATCGGTAGGAAATGGTTCTTTTGCGATGTCAGCCAATGGTGAGGAGAAAGACGGATTTCTTGTAATTTCAGTAATTCTGGGCTCCCCTGACATGAAATTTACGAAAGTGCTCGTTGATCCTGGAACTGGTCTAGTACTACAAACAAAGCCACTTTCTATGATGGAATGGATGAAAATGATGCACTCTCAAGGGCATGAAGACAAGAAAATGAAAGGAATGCATGGTGAATATGGTATGGGAATGGAAGGAATGTCTGGTGAAGGATATGGTGAATATGGTATGGGAATGGAAGGAATGCATAGTGGAGGCGGTCAGGGACCAGGATGGTAGTAAATCAATTTTGGCAAGATTTCAACCCTTACCCATTTTTTTATGATTTTATAGGTATTTTTTAGTCACACGATTGCTCTAGTTATTAAAAAGGTTTAGTAAAAAACCACGTTCAAAACCTTACACGCTACTTAATTCAGCATCAAGACTGTAATTATTTTAGTTTCGTCACTTAAATCACAGACATTATATTATTTGTTTGATATGATCTTGATAGAAAGACAAGTATGTCCGATCCCGACAAAAATGAGGCAAGCGTAGATACCATATTATTTTCAGAATTTGAAATTGAAAAAATCTCAAAATTATATCAAACAGCTTTGGATTTAACGACTGCAAATGAGCATGGACTTTCAAATAATGTAAATCCAGAAACTTCCAAATCAGACCTCATTAACAAAAAACGCCAGGCTTGGCATGAAGTTCAAAATTATTTGGAAGAATTAGGGAAAAAATATAATTATGATCCGGAAAAATATGTAATAAACAAGATTACAAGGAAATTAGAACTTTACAAGCCAAAATCTTGATCTTTTAGAATCTTTATTTGGATCAAAAAATAACCCCTAACTATCTGTTCAATAAGTCCAAAGGTTATATCAGGTCGTTTCTAAATCAAGCATGGTTGAAAAGGAGGGTTAAAAAAAACTACGTTCTTTTTCACATCCTACAAGGTAAAAGATGGTATGCGTGTCACTTGGTTGAAAATATCTTGTAAATGTGTTCCCCAGTCTCGCAATCATCATCAGGATCATCAGCTATAATTTGAAGAGTGTAAGCTTTTGATACATTTGTAATGACAGTTTGTTTCGGAACGTACTCGGCTTTTTTACCACTGAATTTTGGTTCCCCGGTAGCGTCCTTATGATTAACGCATTCACCTATTTGGAACTTTTTAATGTCAAAATGATCGGCACTATAGTATGGTTTGTTCCCATCTTCATCTAGAGCAACCGAAGCTGCAAAGATGCCATTATTAGTTACAAATGTATATGCATAGTAACTCTCATCTCCCCCACTTACTGAAAATGATCTACCAGGTTGACCCTGTAATTCCATGAAGGGAACTCCATTACTAACGCCGATATTGGTAATTAGAAAGTCTTCTCTATGAAAGACTGCAAATGCATTTGGAACACATATTGCAAATAGCAAACCTAGTCCAATAACGAACATAATTAAATTTTGCACAAAATTTCTATATTGCTTTTATATTTATGTATTTATTTAATAATTTCCTAAAATGTAATATTATTGAAATGGTAATCGATTGGTGTGATCGAATCTAGTATTGCCACAAATAATGATAGATAAAATGTGATTGTCAAAATGATCATTGCATTATCTTATCAATGTCTGTCCTAACCCCTTGAAAAATTCTTTATGATTTCAATAAAACACCTGGTACCTTTTTTTAATAGATCAAGATTAGTGAATTCATTTGGTGAATGCATCTTATTTGGCAAAATAGTACTTCCAATACAAATTGAATCGACGTTTAGGATTTCCTTAAAAACATACATAGGTCCAGTTCCTGACGAGGAAACATTCAAAACGACACCGTTAAATATCTTTGATGCAGAATCCACAATCATTTTTACATACTCATTATTCAACGGTGTTCTGAAAGATGGCTCACCACTTACATAGTTAATAGTAACATCTTTTTCTGAATAACCTTTTGATCTCAAGTACTTTACCAATTTATTGAATTGTATACCCGGATCCATATTTGGCACTAATCTAAAATCCATCTTGACGGTAGCAGTCGAGGGAAGTATCGTTTTTACGCCTTTATTGGTATAGCCTGTAACCAATCCCGAAATGTTACAGGAGGGTTCTGTAGCAAGGGCTTTCTTTATATCGTAAGAAGATTGTCCCTTTATGAAACTTGAAATACCGTATTCCTTTTTGAATGCTTCCTCATTGAATGGTTCATTGGCGATTAATTGCAATTCCTGTTTACTTAAAGATGTTACTTCATCATACCACCCTTTAATGAGGACTTTTCCGTCATTCGAGTCATACAACAAAGACAATAAATGTACCAATCTCCAAGCAGGGCTCTCAATAGCGACCGCTAAACTAGAATGAACATCCCTGCTAGGTCCATGTACCTTTATTTCTACGTTTAGGATCCCTTTTTGACCCAATGAAATTATTGCTCTATCATCTTTATCAACATAACCACTTTCCCAGATCACCAGGTTTGATTTGAACTTTTCCTTGTATCTTTGAACATATTTTATCAAGTTTGGACTTCCAATTTCTTCCTCACCTTCTATTATGAATTTGATGTTGCAAGGTACATCCCCTGTCTCTTGTAAATGATATTCTACAGCCTTTATTCTAGTGATTAATTCTCCCTTATCGTCAGAGGACCCACGACCATATATCTGATTACCAATTACTTTCCCACTAAAAGGATCTTCATTCCACTTTTCAATTGGATCTACAGGTTGTACATCATAATGATTATAGAACAATATAGTCTTTCCACTGGGATTTGATTTTGATTTAACCTCACCATAAACAACAGGAGGTATCCTGCCCATGGTTCTACTTTCTACCTGTTCTTCTAAGGCTAAATACAAAAGTTCTGTTTGAATTCCAGCATTTTTCATCATATTCGACAATAGAATCGAACACTCCTCCAAACCCTGATTGGTTGCAGAAATGCTTGGCTGCCTTATCAATATTTGCAGATCAGATATCAGATCATTCATTTGATCATCTGTCAACGAAGTGGGAAGTAACATATTATCCAATTAATTCATCTGTCTCCCAATAAACCACAATAATTAAAAAACCTTCCTTCTTTCCATATCCGGCTGACCTATTTAACACACATTATTATCTATTAAAATTTTGTTAAATGAATTAGATGAAAATTTACCTGAACAAAAAGATAGAAAATATGAATGTAACAAATGGAATAGAAAATTTCTAAAGCAAAGGAGAATTATTCTTTGTTTTATCCCAAACATGTTGAATAATTTCCGATACTGTTTGATAAACATTCCCATTGAAATTAGAGTCCCATAATCTGGTAACGTATTCCCCGGGAGAAGTCTTGTTTTCTAGCCTTTTTTCAAGTATTCCTATAAATTCAGGTCCAAGGCCCAAGTCTTTCAAGCCTTTTTTGGCAACATGTAACTGAGTCTTTGCAGTTTCTGAAATATTAAAATGAGTTTTAGAATTATACCCGGTACGGATCACTGCTAGTCTTTCTTCTCTTATTGATGATAATGGTCTTAGCGGCTTTCCCTCCAGAATTGAGCGATACAAAAAACCAATAAAAAACTCAATCATTGCCACCATTTCCTTTGGGGTCGGTTGGACAGACATTATTCTAGTCTCAACTCTGTAATATGGGGAATTCAACCGTATCCTCAGATCATCATGTCTGTCTTTTTCAAGACCAAAATAATCATTAGTACTGTCAGGACCTGGTCTTGATGCAATATAGTCTACATAATCTTCTATCCTATCTAAATATTTTGCAATGGCCGGAAATCCAGAATTTTGTTGTTCTGAGTGATCATATAAATAGACTCGTGGTTCATAAAGTGAAAATAGTTTGCCCGCAAATAATCTACTATTTGAACCTAGTAATATTGCCGAAGGTAACAAATTTAAGATATAATTAAACATGTATGTAGTATAGACAGGATTTAGACCTTGTAAATGAAGATGAAACCCCTGAATAGCGGTGGCAATGTCACACGACTTGAATTGTTGACCATCAATTTCGATCTTTGGAAACTTCTTTTGCAATTCATAGATATTGAGATAGCGCTCCTTTCTTGTTATTAGTTTCTTTTTGAATATATCAGGCGAAGGATTTCCTCCAAGAAAAACAGGGATTATATTCCTATTTTTGTAGACTTTCTTAATTGCGACACTCAGATAGTCTATAAATTCTTCAAAAAAAACATTCACGCTCGACAAACCGTGCATAGAAATTGGGTCAGTTTTGACTTCAAATTGACACTTTCCGTATTCATGATCTACATCATACTTGGTACTTAATTCTTTTATCAAAGTATGTGCGTTCACGGGAAGTGACTTGTCATCAAGTAAACAAATTTCAATTTCAACGCCAACCCTGTAGATTTCGTCCAGACGCCGGAGGTCATCTTGGATTCTTCTTTTTAACCCAAGAGTCTGGTCTGCCAAGATATTATTCAAATTTGTTAAACCTATTAATGATATATACTATAAATTTCTTTATATAATTATTCTGGTAAAATCTAATATAACATAAAATCTTGGTGATAAACAATATAGATCATATAGATACGATTGTTAGGGATAATATGAACTACCTATTTCCAATTCCAAATAGTGAGGGCAATATTCTCTATTAGTATTATTTTAAACATTGTTCTTCCATTTAGATTCAGTAAAGGTACCTAGATCTACTATTCTATAGTTATCTTCCTAATCATGTTTTCTCAATTATCATCGTTTACGTTAATAAGCAATGCCTTTGTCTTGAAATTATTTAATGTTACTTCCTTATGACATTTATAGCATAAAGTTCTTAAATTTTTATCATTATGTAAAAATTCCAATACTGTCTTAACCTTATTTTCTAATGTGTCAAAATTATATCCTAAAAAAGTGTAGTAAGATTTAGGTATGATATGATCACACTCAAGCCAATTCTCAATTTTTTTGTTGTGCCTTTTCTTTTTATTTAATTTTAACCCGCAAATCTGGCAAGTATAATTGTCCCTTTTCAAAATACTATTGCGAATATTACGCCAATAAAAATTCTTATTGTACCATCTTGTAAATTCCACGCTACACTTTCTCGAACAATATTTTCTAAATGGTTTACAAACAAATTTTTCACAATTGTTATTTCTGCATTTTTGATTTCCTTCCTCGTCTAATCTATCAAACTCATTTATGTAAACAACTAGTCTAAGGATTCTTTTGGACTCTTCTCTATAAGAAACAGCTGGAGAAACATCCTTCTCTCTATTTTTATACAATTCGCGATCTGTGGTGTGTGACGAGTTTAATGAGATAGTAGGTTTGTCATTAGATTTGTTTGATTGTTTAGTATTTGATTTTCCTTTCCTTTTTCTCTTTTTAATTATCATTTAGATTTATCCTTTATCTGAACTTCAAATCTAGTTTCTATACTCAAGTCTTTATTCAATTTAGTGAGTATTGGGCCATAACCAGATTGTTCTTTGGGTTGTGGGAGTAGCAGAAGTAGCAGAAGTAGTGGATGAAGATGAAGATGAAGTGGAAAGATGAGAGGGAGAAGGAGATTTGGTAATGTCGTCAGCCTCAATTGAAAATTCGTATATTCCCACTCGGTTTTTTAGCAAGGATAATTCATCATTCTTGCCTGCGACAACAGGAGAGAAAAATATCATTCCTGCGTAGTGAACCGTATCATTTGATTTGTTGATAATTTGGTCGAATGCATCCCATTCAATAATATCTCCGTTCTCTGTCAAAAAAATGCCAGAGCCTTTATAGTAATTCGGGCTTGGTTTAGTTTCGAGACCGCTGCTTAGAGGCTTGAATTCAGGCTTAGACCCATCGATGGTAGAATCTTCTACATAATACCCCACATTGTACGTTACCAAAGTAGAATTAATTACTCCTCTTTCAACATAAAATTGAACTTCTTTATTTATTGAGCTTGATTTCTCTATTGGGACTTTAGCTAACATTATAGTAGCATTTGATGAATAGTAAGGATTTGAAAAAATCAAAGTATCTGACTTTTTATTTTGGATCGTGTGGTGTAAACTATTACTTTGCGGATAGCTTTGAGTTTGACCTTTACTATAAAAAGTCTCGTTAGATGCTTGGACTTTAATAGGTTCACTTGATTGGTAGGCATATAGCATAAAAGAAACAATTAGGAAGGACGATGAGAAGATAATGATAATAAAACTACAAGTAATTTTCATAGGTTTCATAGGTTTGAGATCATTAGTTTGAATTTAGGAACTCTAATAAATTTTAAACTTGCTATAAACATTTAAAAATACGATAGAAAAATGAATATTTATTTAATTTGAAGAGCATAGGCCAGGATGGCTTTCCAAGCAAATCATTGTTTATCATTACTTTCATGATTCTGAGTTTAATCTTTTCTATAATGATTGTAGGAGTCTATCTTTCATCAATCCATCAAGGATATTCCTGTAAGACATGGCCTTTATGTCCTAATGGCTTTGACTTTCCACCAAAGGAATACTTTTATGAGCACTTTCATCGATTTTTGGGACTAATTCTGGCGATATCATTATTTTCATTTACTGCGTTTTCAGTCATCAAACTCAGAAACAGGAATTTTAGTATAAAACTTTTGATTGCATCTACTCTTCTTGTTTCACAAATAATTCTCGGTTGGGCAGTAATTGCAACTAAATTGCAGCCATTAGTTGTTGCAAGTCACCTTTCCACCGGAATTGCATTATTTGGAATTTTGGTAGTTACTCTGATCTCGTTGCAACACAAGATGAAACCATAAAGGATAGTTTTTGGATTTTTAGAACCTCTGGCAGTGGCAGGTATATATGAAAAGAAGTATATTGCTAGATTTTTGTAAGTTTAAAGAGGTTTAACATATTAATTTCCATTCCAAACCTATCTTCACTCTTTTTCATGTACTTGTAAATTTTGAGAAGTTCAACAAAATCCCTAATAATGTTGAAATTTTGAGATATTCGTTTTTTAATAAAGTTATATACACTTGTATAAATTTTAAATGTTGACAATACTTGTGAAAAGTATTTCTCCTTGTCGTACAGGTTATCAACAAAGAGTTGAGCACAAATTGTAGATGGTATGATACCCTCACCCAACAGAGCATATACCGTTCCTATCGATTCACCCACTCCAATCGTTTTGTTTCCATCATCAAATGGAAGGCACTTTGAGGGAGGTGTAATCCTAACAGGTCTACCCACTTTTTTGATTACTTCGCATGGGTATTTTTTCATAAAAGAGTCCATAAAAACATGAGTTTGCTTTCTTCTAAAGTCTCCTGATCCTATATGTGCGTATCCATTGCCTAGCGGAAAGTACCAAAAGTACCCTGATAACAATGGAAAAGCCTTTAAGTAAAAATCATCAAAAGGTACTTGATCATACTTTACTTTGTACTGAATACATGGTATCCATAATTCATCGCTTAACTTGGGTAAATAGTGTCTGTGAAATCCGGTGGAATCAATAATCAAGTCAAAATCTTGTTCAAGATTTTTCTTATTCGGCACTTTTTCAAATACAATGTCAGTTCCCCTTATCATATCCTGGATTAGTTTTAATTTATCATAACTTATCATACCTTTTAGTTTAATGTCGATTGTGTTGCCAGAGTTTATCCCATTCCCTATATCTACTCTCATCTTTTTTCCATCATGTAAAACATAATTGTCAAAATTTAGACCACATATGTTGGCATAATCTCTCATTACATTATCGCATGTAGCCCAAGCACATACGGCATCGTGTTCCTTTTCCGGCATTCTTTCAAATCCTTGCACGTGTACATCGTGCAGATCACTAAGTTGATTCATTAAATATGCACCTGCGACTCCTATCCCAACTACAGCAATCTTCATAATATCAGAACATACGGTTAATGACAAATAAATTGATTTCATTAGGTGGAATGTGAATGGATATGATTAAAAAGATCC
This Candidatus Nitrosocosmicus oleophilus DNA region includes the following protein-coding sequences:
- a CDS encoding potassium transporter TrkG, which encodes MDTDPLNRPVLTYAHHNYIILDEETDAANAVKLMHGKKAETIIVTNKKEEHVGIITDSDILDKIVMRGEDSDQVSIKSIMSSPLITISAKANVRQALELMRLNLIKRIPVTDNVHILGMVTQEGLANAIRTSVLERQFRSYRVVIRERYKPIWGNLGFILQFSGLLFIAPAILATALGEVVSATGIFLGITTMSITGFVLNAYGEKTPMNLRQASILMVFSFVLLSFFGSIPYMYVNPFGQGTDPLTLVVNSFFESASGFTTTGLSMIVYPENLPQSFDFYRAFTQWIGGLSFVYLVITFFYPERKLAHMKGMLGGGSLRLKQLILTIGVIFSIYTVSLSVLLYISGNHNIISNISLIFSAVTGGGFVPSSTSLISENFLELFVIMAGMIISALPFAFHYAVFSKEMHTTKMRPEVILYFAIMFTAIPIFTYLLFLSYPDANIVTGIFHTVSAATTTGFQFIDITLLSDDGKILLIIMMLIGGTAFSTAGGIKVGRILQIVQKLTKKKFSADVTTRSISAVSSRYNNSYHGFEKKSDIHKEEKTFNEAILVIFLFIFMSFFTGALLSIFTEKNFLDSLFESVSALTTTGLTAGITNINADLLSKILLIVNMIIGRFEIIAVIYLFLEISKIKKH
- a CDS encoding M20/M25/M40 family metallo-hydrolase — protein: MLLPTSLTDDQMNDLISDLQILIRQPSISATNQGLEECSILLSNMMKNAGIQTELLYLALEEQVESRTMGRIPPVVYGEVKSKSNPSGKTILFYNHYDVQPVDPIEKWNEDPFSGKVIGNQIYGRGSSDDKGELITRIKAVEYHLQETGDVPCNIKFIIEGEEEIGSPNLIKYVQRYKEKFKSNLVIWESGYVDKDDRAIISLGQKGILNVEIKVHGPSRDVHSSLAVAIESPAWRLVHLLSLLYDSNDGKVLIKGWYDEVTSLSKQELQLIANEPFNEEAFKKEYGISSFIKGQSSYDIKKALATEPSCNISGLVTGYTNKGVKTILPSTATVKMDFRLVPNMDPGIQFNKLVKYLRSKGYSEKDVTINYVSGEPSFRTPLNNEYVKMIVDSASKIFNGVVLNVSSSGTGPMYVFKEILNVDSICIGSTILPNKMHSPNEFTNLDLLKKGTRCFIEIIKNFSRG
- a CDS encoding HNH endonuclease — its product is MIIKKRKRKGKSNTKQSNKSNDKPTISLNSSHTTDRELYKNREKDVSPAVSYREESKRILRLVVYINEFDRLDEEGNQKCRNNNCEKFVCKPFRKYCSRKCSVEFTRWYNKNFYWRNIRNSILKRDNYTCQICGLKLNKKKRHNKKIENWLECDHIIPKSYYTFLGYNFDTLENKVKTVLEFLHNDKNLRTLCYKCHKEVTLNNFKTKALLINVNDDN
- a CDS encoding COX15/CtaA family protein produces the protein MKSIGQDGFPSKSLFIITFMILSLIFSIMIVGVYLSSIHQGYSCKTWPLCPNGFDFPPKEYFYEHFHRFLGLILAISLFSFTAFSVIKLRNRNFSIKLLIASTLLVSQIILGWAVIATKLQPLVVASHLSTGIALFGILVVTLISLQHKMKP
- a CDS encoding NAD(P)/FAD-dependent oxidoreductase; its protein translation is MKSIYLSLTVCSDIMKIAVVGIGVAGAYLMNQLSDLHDVHVQGFERMPEKEHDAVCAWATCDNVMRDYANICGLNFDNYVLHDGKKMRVDIGNGINSGNTIDIKLKGMISYDKLKLIQDMIRGTDIVFEKVPNKKNLEQDFDLIIDSTGFHRHYLPKLSDELWIPCIQYKVKYDQVPFDDFYLKAFPLLSGYFWYFPLGNGYAHIGSGDFRRKQTHVFMDSFMKKYPCEVIKKVGRPVRITPPSKCLPFDDGNKTIGVGESIGTVYALLGEGIIPSTICAQLFVDNLYDKEKYFSQVLSTFKIYTSVYNFIKKRISQNFNIIRDFVELLKIYKYMKKSEDRFGMEINMLNLFKLTKI